The following coding sequences are from one Phycisphaeraceae bacterium window:
- a CDS encoding trypsin-like serine protease — protein MNYTPLTAAIVALGSALPAMAISTRHDVSELGYIQLASNSAFDPVGAMYATIGGVGSIACSGTLIDEQWVLTAAHCIDDVDFQGDGVENLRVVIDGQLRYIKQWIPHPGWAESEGDFIEGFDIGLMQLSTPITNVEPAQMFEERGTPGQEAVIVGLGIPGDGIKGRFSSGSFGTKRAARNTLDGMGADDFPFPPGFTLVEGWSKNIIVTDFDEPGNEDSSSIGEPTPLSLEGSLTSGDSGGGLFVETETGYQIAGVNSFLASFDGDPNGSYSDLSSFTRLWPHLDWLLYTMATETEALGDYTQDGLIDAADIDFLFAALDDPYLDGQSPVPNLDMIRGTIAHPMFDITGDNQANLADLVFLIEGILGTQFGDADLSGTVGLFDLSTLASNFGLESVGWTGGDFDGSGVVDLIDLSLLAESFGNAPLSLPEPNTAGILGLGWLVLRRQKQSL, from the coding sequence GTGAACTACACCCCTCTGACGGCGGCGATCGTTGCGCTGGGCTCTGCGCTCCCAGCCATGGCGATCAGCACCCGTCACGATGTCTCCGAGTTGGGCTACATCCAACTCGCATCCAACAGCGCGTTTGATCCCGTAGGCGCGATGTACGCCACGATAGGCGGGGTCGGTTCAATCGCCTGCTCAGGCACGCTCATCGATGAGCAGTGGGTCCTCACTGCAGCTCACTGCATCGATGACGTCGACTTCCAAGGCGACGGCGTCGAAAACCTGCGCGTCGTGATCGACGGCCAACTCCGCTACATCAAACAGTGGATCCCGCATCCAGGGTGGGCTGAGAGTGAAGGCGACTTCATTGAGGGTTTTGACATCGGACTGATGCAGCTCTCAACGCCCATCACAAACGTCGAGCCAGCGCAGATGTTCGAGGAGCGCGGCACACCCGGACAGGAAGCCGTCATCGTCGGACTGGGAATCCCCGGCGACGGAATCAAAGGTCGCTTCAGCAGCGGGAGTTTCGGCACCAAACGCGCCGCACGCAACACGCTCGATGGCATGGGGGCAGATGATTTCCCCTTCCCACCCGGTTTCACACTGGTCGAGGGCTGGTCCAAGAACATCATCGTCACCGATTTCGACGAGCCCGGGAACGAAGATTCATCCTCCATCGGCGAGCCAACCCCCCTGTCTCTCGAAGGCTCGCTCACCAGCGGAGACTCGGGTGGTGGCCTCTTTGTCGAAACCGAAACGGGCTACCAGATCGCCGGCGTCAACTCCTTCCTGGCGAGCTTCGATGGCGATCCGAACGGGAGCTACAGCGACCTGTCAAGCTTCACCCGCTTGTGGCCACACCTCGACTGGTTGCTCTACACCATGGCCACCGAAACCGAAGCACTCGGCGACTACACACAGGATGGCCTGATCGATGCCGCCGACATCGACTTTCTCTTCGCCGCCTTGGACGATCCCTATCTCGATGGTCAGTCCCCCGTACCGAATCTCGACATGATCCGGGGCACCATTGCGCACCCCATGTTTGACATCACCGGCGACAACCAAGCCAATCTCGCCGACCTGGTGTTTCTCATCGAGGGCATCCTCGGGACCCAGTTTGGCGATGCCGACCTCAGCGGGACCGTCGGCCTGTTCGACCTGTCCACACTCGCGAGCAACTTCGGGCTGGAGAGCGTCGGCTGGACTGGCGGGGACTTCGATGGCTCAGGCGTCGTCGATCTGATCGACCTCTCCTTACTCGCCGAGTCATTTGGCAACGCCCCCCTCAGCCTGCCCGAGCCGAACACAGCAGGCATCCTCGGCCTCGGATGGCTCGTGCTGCGACGCCAGAAGCAGTCGCTGTAA
- a CDS encoding glycosyl hydrolase: MYSSNGFIRSDIGDVDVVYHDGVYHLFHLVLPNHDIIAHAISSDGMQWRRVPNAMFVGDPGAWDDDMLWTMHVTRDPGDASRWRMLYTGLRRQEEGRIQRIGAARSNDLVHWERQECETHEPVAGGNRYPLAVPGTWYESRMDEGRHWVSFRDPFIFEHEGQRRLLFSARVKDGPVVRRGCVGQAIEIAPDVFEFRQPLYQPGLYDDVEVPGLYELDGRFFLMGSIREDVKVHYWFADNPDGPFQNYSDNVLLPKGNYAARCCYDGHGWLVFNFFTQQLGGGHRKNFLPPPKRLAVNQNGRLVLRSYEHFNNLAIEKLEGDKLPAYRRVFGNKHASIEEDAAGSALACRSGYETFVLGRKEFGDFRLRCKLRIEGSGKCGLVLRMDDEANGYYLSLDLFKGVAQLRAWGRSERAEGEEAFQYRQLQAGYFVPRADHLANLEVIAYGQYLECSLDGEVLLTLVDDTFPTGVLGFYAESALLRVEDLTVEPLEAPESELF, from the coding sequence ATGTACAGCAGCAACGGATTCATCCGATCAGACATTGGCGATGTGGACGTGGTCTATCACGACGGCGTCTATCATCTTTTTCACCTGGTATTGCCCAACCACGACATCATCGCCCACGCGATCAGCAGCGACGGGATGCAGTGGCGACGCGTGCCCAACGCCATGTTCGTCGGCGACCCGGGGGCATGGGACGATGACATGCTCTGGACGATGCATGTGACCCGGGACCCGGGTGACGCGAGCCGATGGAGGATGCTCTACACCGGGCTCCGCAGGCAGGAGGAGGGGCGGATCCAGCGAATCGGGGCGGCTCGATCGAATGATTTAGTCCACTGGGAGCGGCAGGAGTGCGAGACTCACGAGCCCGTCGCGGGGGGCAATCGCTACCCGCTCGCGGTACCGGGGACGTGGTACGAGTCGCGCATGGACGAGGGGAGACACTGGGTAAGTTTCCGAGACCCTTTTATATTCGAGCACGAAGGGCAGCGGCGTCTCTTGTTCTCGGCCCGGGTCAAGGACGGACCGGTGGTCAGACGCGGGTGCGTGGGGCAGGCGATCGAAATCGCGCCCGATGTCTTTGAGTTCCGCCAACCCCTCTATCAGCCGGGGTTATACGACGATGTCGAAGTCCCCGGTCTGTATGAGCTCGACGGTCGGTTTTTCCTGATGGGCTCGATCCGAGAAGACGTGAAGGTTCATTACTGGTTCGCCGACAACCCCGATGGACCGTTCCAGAACTACTCGGACAACGTACTGCTCCCCAAAGGCAACTACGCCGCCCGCTGCTGCTACGACGGCCACGGCTGGTTGGTATTCAACTTCTTCACACAACAGTTGGGGGGTGGGCATCGAAAGAACTTCCTTCCCCCGCCAAAGCGTCTGGCGGTCAACCAGAACGGCCGGCTGGTGCTGCGGTCATACGAACACTTCAACAACCTGGCGATAGAAAAACTTGAGGGCGACAAGCTCCCCGCATATCGACGCGTCTTTGGCAACAAGCACGCGAGTATCGAAGAGGATGCTGCAGGTTCTGCGCTGGCTTGCCGCAGTGGCTATGAGACCTTCGTGCTGGGTCGCAAAGAGTTCGGCGATTTTCGACTGCGCTGCAAGCTGCGAATTGAAGGATCCGGGAAATGCGGGCTCGTGCTCCGGATGGATGACGAGGCGAACGGGTACTACCTGAGCCTTGATCTGTTCAAGGGCGTCGCACAGCTGCGCGCGTGGGGGCGAAGCGAGCGCGCCGAGGGCGAGGAGGCGTTCCAATACCGCCAGCTCCAGGCAGGTTATTTCGTGCCGCGGGCCGATCACCTGGCCAACCTCGAAGTCATTGCCTATGGGCAGTACCTGGAGTGCTCGCTGGACGGCGAGGTCCTCCTCACACTGGTGGACGACACCTTCCCCACAGGCGTCCTCGGCTTCTACGCCGAAAGCGCGCTCCTCCGCGTCGAAGACCTGACGGTCGAGCCGCTCGAGGCACCGGAATCCGAGCTATTCTAG
- the atpH gene encoding ATP synthase F1 subunit delta: protein MAGSNHNRMNAASRVYARALLEMAVEAGQAEMVLDQMNQIGGLLASDGGFQKLLDPRALPKAERAGVIERVLKPRVHELLFRFFQVINRKDRLSELPGIITALNLLYRESQGVADVSVTLASEPDDAAKDHLKKRLEESLGRQVALTTHVDPSLLGGMVTRIGDRQIDTSVVGRLRRLQNQMIDAGRAKARQTVNA from the coding sequence GTGGCTGGATCGAACCACAACAGGATGAACGCCGCCTCTCGGGTTTACGCCCGCGCTCTTCTGGAGATGGCTGTTGAAGCGGGTCAGGCTGAGATGGTTCTCGATCAGATGAACCAGATTGGTGGTCTGCTTGCGAGCGACGGTGGCTTCCAGAAGCTGCTTGACCCGCGTGCTCTTCCCAAGGCTGAGCGAGCCGGTGTTATCGAGCGCGTGCTCAAACCGCGGGTGCACGAGCTGTTGTTCCGGTTTTTTCAGGTGATCAACCGGAAGGATCGTCTCAGTGAGTTGCCTGGCATCATTACCGCATTGAACCTGCTGTATCGGGAGTCGCAGGGCGTTGCTGATGTTTCGGTGACGCTTGCCAGTGAGCCTGATGATGCTGCCAAGGATCACCTCAAGAAGCGTCTTGAAGAGTCGCTGGGCCGTCAGGTCGCGTTGACCACGCATGTGGACCCATCGCTGCTTGGGGGCATGGTCACCCGTATTGGGGATCGACAGATTGATACCTCTGTGGTTGGCCGGCTACGCCGACTGCAGAACCAGATGATCGACGCTGGCCGGGCGAAGGCTCGGCAGACCGTCAACGCCTGA
- a CDS encoding peptide ABC transporter substrate-binding protein, whose protein sequence is MNHLRMPLLLSLILMFFAITLVGCGSSDPGGEADADGKRRLVFISNEEHNSRDPQRITWTQDIRLADCLFEPLVVADYATMTLLPGVAERWEQSEDGLTYTFHLRENARWSNGDPVTSRDFVYAWRRAMLPDVAAGYAQLLFVIRGAEDFFNFRASQIDQYAKEQAAGSAEAPTAEALWAEAQARFTATVGLETPDGRTLVVHLKEPTPFFLDLAAFGTFMPVHQTSVDAATSMVEATGSLTMDTAYWSDPERLIVNGPYVLKEAAFRQHNDLEPNPMYWDAASVRNNGIRERIIDDTGSALFAYQSGEVHYWPRVPTGSPVTADLASSADRDDVHVQSMAGTFFVNINTLPKLWDGRDNPLADARVRQALSMTIDRKELVERVTRMNEPVARTFVPPGVVAGYDPPTEAAPGYDPETAKTLLAEAGYPNAQGLTGLSILYRAGTGEEQIVQAIRRMWEEKLGLSVKLEGLENRVVVDRVINREFTIARGSWYGDYPDPTTWLDRLRKPVGKSGNNASGWDHPPFDALLNQAATELDPTKRLAMLRDAEAMMIEQQPLIVLFHYVSVNLFDPDRVEGIANNPWFRERLHLVRVKP, encoded by the coding sequence ATGAACCACCTCCGGATGCCGCTGCTGCTGTCGTTGATCTTGATGTTTTTCGCCATCACCCTTGTCGGATGCGGTTCCTCCGACCCAGGTGGCGAGGCCGATGCCGACGGCAAACGCCGGCTGGTGTTTATCTCCAATGAAGAGCACAACAGTCGCGACCCCCAGCGAATCACATGGACCCAGGACATCCGGCTGGCGGATTGTCTTTTTGAGCCTCTGGTCGTCGCCGACTACGCAACCATGACGCTGCTGCCCGGCGTCGCCGAGCGCTGGGAGCAGAGCGAGGACGGGCTGACCTACACCTTCCACCTCCGTGAGAACGCACGATGGAGCAACGGCGATCCGGTCACGTCGAGAGACTTCGTGTACGCCTGGCGGCGTGCGATGCTCCCCGACGTCGCGGCGGGTTACGCACAGTTACTCTTCGTGATCCGCGGCGCTGAAGACTTCTTCAACTTCCGCGCCAGCCAGATCGACCAATACGCCAAAGAACAAGCTGCAGGGAGCGCTGAGGCACCGACTGCTGAGGCGTTATGGGCAGAGGCGCAGGCAAGGTTTACCGCGACCGTTGGCTTGGAGACCCCCGACGGTCGGACGCTGGTGGTTCATCTCAAGGAACCAACACCCTTCTTCCTCGATCTCGCCGCGTTCGGCACCTTCATGCCCGTGCACCAAACCAGCGTCGACGCGGCCACTTCGATGGTTGAAGCAACAGGCTCCCTCACGATGGATACCGCATACTGGTCGGACCCCGAACGACTCATCGTCAACGGGCCTTACGTGCTCAAAGAAGCCGCCTTCCGCCAGCACAATGATCTTGAGCCCAACCCCATGTACTGGGATGCCGCGTCGGTCCGCAACAACGGCATCCGCGAGCGCATCATCGACGACACCGGCTCGGCGCTGTTCGCTTATCAAAGCGGAGAGGTCCACTACTGGCCACGCGTGCCAACCGGCTCACCAGTGACAGCCGACCTCGCTTCGAGCGCCGATCGGGATGACGTTCACGTGCAGTCGATGGCGGGGACGTTTTTTGTGAACATCAACACGCTCCCAAAGCTATGGGACGGCCGCGATAATCCGCTCGCGGATGCACGAGTCCGCCAGGCTCTGTCGATGACCATCGATCGCAAGGAACTCGTCGAGCGCGTTACCCGCATGAACGAACCGGTAGCCCGGACGTTCGTCCCCCCAGGCGTGGTCGCCGGGTACGACCCGCCCACCGAAGCCGCCCCCGGATACGACCCCGAGACAGCCAAAACGCTCCTGGCAGAAGCAGGCTATCCAAACGCTCAAGGACTCACCGGCCTCTCGATCCTCTATCGCGCGGGCACAGGTGAAGAACAGATCGTTCAAGCGATCCGGCGGATGTGGGAAGAGAAACTCGGCCTCAGCGTGAAACTCGAAGGTCTTGAAAATCGTGTCGTGGTCGATCGGGTCATCAACCGGGAGTTCACCATCGCACGCGGCTCGTGGTATGGCGACTACCCCGATCCCACCACCTGGCTCGACCGCCTGCGCAAGCCCGTAGGCAAGTCCGGCAACAACGCCAGTGGCTGGGATCATCCCCCCTTCGATGCCCTGCTGAATCAAGCAGCAACCGAACTCGACCCCACTAAGCGACTGGCTATGCTCCGCGATGCAGAAGCCATGATGATCGAGCAGCAGCCACTGATCGTGCTGTTTCACTACGTCAGCGTGAACCTCTTCGACCCCGATCGCGTCGAGGGGATCGCCAACAACCCCTGGTTCCGCGAGCGACTGCACCTAGTGAGGGTCAAACCCTGA
- a CDS encoding citrate synthase, translating to MSTQTNPSRTARIQLGDKTYEAPLTVGTEGEVGIDISRLRSETGVITLDEGYRNTGACESDITFIDPEKGILRYRGYPIEQIAEKLTFVETSLLLIEGEVPTQDRLDRFRSLLTEHQMLHEGMRQSFDGFPSNAHPMAVLSAMINTVSCYQAEVMDSGDEHSFEIASAKLLSKVRTMAAAAYKTSIGHPIMYPDPKLTYCANFLHMMFSVPKKPHIPDQDVVDALNLIFILHADHEQNCSTSTVRLVASSQANLFASCAAGVCALWGPLHGGANVAIMNQLQEIHASGTPVDEFIEGVKRKEYRLFGFGHPVYRNFDPRAKILKASADKVLAKLGVNDPLLGLARRLEETALADDYFVSRNLYPNVDFYSGIIMRAMGIPVNMFTVMFAIGRMPGWVAHWKEVNDRDSKIYRPRQIYTGSAERQLVR from the coding sequence ATGAGCACGCAGACTAATCCCTCTCGGACCGCACGGATTCAGCTTGGTGACAAGACCTACGAGGCCCCGCTGACTGTTGGGACTGAGGGTGAGGTCGGTATCGACATCAGCAGACTCCGGTCCGAGACCGGCGTGATCACGCTTGATGAGGGTTACCGCAACACGGGGGCGTGTGAATCGGACATTACGTTCATTGATCCGGAGAAGGGCATCCTGCGTTATCGCGGCTACCCGATCGAGCAGATTGCGGAGAAGCTCACGTTTGTCGAGACTTCTTTGCTGCTGATTGAGGGTGAGGTACCGACTCAGGATCGACTCGATCGTTTTCGATCGCTGCTGACTGAGCATCAGATGCTGCACGAGGGGATGCGTCAGTCCTTCGATGGCTTTCCTTCCAATGCTCACCCGATGGCCGTACTCTCGGCGATGATCAATACGGTGTCCTGTTATCAGGCCGAGGTGATGGACTCTGGAGACGAGCATAGTTTTGAGATCGCATCGGCCAAGCTGCTCTCGAAAGTCCGCACGATGGCGGCGGCGGCGTACAAGACTTCAATCGGCCATCCGATCATGTACCCCGATCCGAAGCTGACTTACTGTGCCAACTTCCTGCACATGATGTTCTCGGTGCCAAAGAAGCCGCACATCCCAGATCAGGATGTGGTCGATGCGCTGAATCTGATCTTTATCCTGCACGCAGATCATGAGCAGAACTGTTCGACGTCCACGGTGCGTCTGGTTGCCTCTTCGCAGGCGAATCTGTTTGCGAGCTGTGCGGCTGGCGTGTGTGCCCTGTGGGGTCCGCTGCATGGCGGGGCGAATGTCGCGATCATGAATCAGCTTCAGGAGATTCATGCTTCGGGCACGCCCGTGGATGAGTTCATCGAAGGTGTGAAGCGCAAGGAATACAGGCTGTTTGGCTTTGGTCACCCGGTCTATCGCAACTTCGATCCGAGAGCGAAGATTCTCAAGGCCTCGGCGGACAAGGTGCTGGCCAAGCTGGGCGTTAACGATCCGCTCCTCGGGTTGGCTCGGAGGCTGGAGGAGACGGCGCTCGCTGATGACTACTTTGTTTCGCGCAACCTATACCCGAACGTCGACTTCTACTCGGGCATCATCATGCGGGCGATGGGCATCCCTGTGAACATGTTTACGGTGATGTTTGCCATTGGGCGGATGCCTGGCTGGGTGGCGCACTGGAAGGAAGTCAACGACCGTGATTCCAAGATCTACCGCCCGCGGCAGATCTACACGGGTTCGGCTGAGCGGCAACTGGTCAGGTAA
- a CDS encoding PfkB family carbohydrate kinase, giving the protein MDLNPNHSLVLAVGEALFDVFEDHEVLGGAPVNAAVHTRQLLPGVETEVSIVSRVGRDRLGGLLAEQVLARGLALDLLQTDASRRTGRAVVTLDSAGHATFEIEQDAAWDAIEANDSALEQAARASAVLFGSLAQRAEPSRSSIQAIVAACPGIRLFDVNLRQNHYTSELIHQSLTLASHAKVNQEELAELDQSLGIKAGDGDDDRAVAMLRKYDLQLLSLTRGEHGCILFTPSGRFEGAPASFEPERGADTVGAGDSTNAALIAGLLRSRDPRRIATHMNRVGAYVATRVGATPKLPDELIEA; this is encoded by the coding sequence ATGGACCTTAACCCGAACCACAGCCTCGTGCTCGCCGTAGGCGAAGCCCTCTTTGACGTGTTCGAGGACCACGAAGTGCTGGGCGGAGCACCCGTCAACGCGGCCGTCCACACCCGGCAACTCCTCCCGGGCGTCGAAACCGAAGTGAGCATCGTCTCTCGAGTCGGCCGGGATCGCCTGGGCGGTCTCTTGGCCGAGCAGGTTCTGGCCAGAGGTCTGGCCCTGGACCTGCTTCAGACGGACGCTTCTCGTCGCACCGGACGCGCCGTGGTCACGCTGGATTCTGCGGGCCATGCCACGTTCGAGATCGAGCAAGATGCCGCCTGGGATGCTATCGAAGCCAACGACAGCGCCCTTGAGCAGGCGGCGAGAGCCTCCGCTGTGCTCTTCGGCTCTCTCGCCCAACGGGCCGAGCCCAGCCGATCGAGCATCCAGGCGATCGTCGCTGCCTGCCCGGGTATCCGACTTTTTGACGTCAACCTGCGGCAGAACCATTACACAAGCGAACTTATTCATCAGAGCCTGACCCTTGCTAGCCACGCTAAGGTCAATCAGGAAGAGCTTGCTGAGCTCGACCAATCGCTCGGCATCAAGGCTGGCGATGGGGACGATGATCGGGCAGTAGCCATGCTCCGGAAGTACGACCTCCAACTGCTCTCGCTTACGCGCGGCGAGCACGGCTGCATCCTCTTCACACCGTCAGGGCGCTTCGAGGGTGCGCCCGCATCGTTCGAGCCCGAGCGAGGTGCCGACACTGTGGGCGCTGGCGACTCGACCAACGCCGCCCTCATCGCGGGTCTGCTCCGCAGCCGAGACCCGCGCCGTATCGCCACCCACATGAACCGCGTCGGCGCTTACGTTGCCACACGGGTTGGTGCGACCCCTAAACTGCCCGATGAACTGATCGAGGCTTGA
- a CDS encoding DUF3568 family protein, whose amino-acid sequence MNGCIAAAAAVPVFSIAAASMSTADKGYGFWKGSKLRYVDETNMAAMRWAVEKTIDRLGLTIDKYKQDEDKPYYRWVLHHDEGDELATITLERVSRRMMAVTIDVGMFGDKASGRLIASRMQTYLNEYSQATGEMPSNLEPPPAF is encoded by the coding sequence TTGAATGGTTGTATCGCTGCGGCCGCCGCTGTCCCGGTGTTCTCGATCGCAGCAGCGTCGATGTCCACGGCCGACAAAGGCTACGGATTCTGGAAGGGCAGCAAGCTCCGCTACGTCGATGAAACGAACATGGCCGCTATGCGCTGGGCCGTCGAAAAAACCATCGATCGACTCGGGCTCACCATCGACAAGTACAAGCAGGACGAGGACAAGCCCTACTACCGTTGGGTGTTGCACCATGACGAGGGCGATGAACTGGCGACCATCACCCTGGAACGCGTCTCCAGGCGCATGATGGCCGTCACGATCGACGTCGGGATGTTCGGCGACAAGGCCTCCGGCCGCTTGATCGCCAGCCGCATGCAGACCTACCTCAACGAATACAGCCAGGCAACCGGTGAAATGCCCAGCAATCTCGAACCTCCTCCAGCATTCTGA
- a CDS encoding beta-galactosidase has product MTGIAQAQGWRPLPLVSEVTEVSPMTGLVFWADSPQAATDAIQLEFSYMLYRDVVNAEGQYDWSEVDALLQRIAGRRHQAILRFRFIYPGDTTTAVPDSIRNLPDYREVLAESEGRPTAFCDWSHPALRAFAKEFHARFAERYDDDPRLAFVQTGFGLWAEYHIYDGPMELGKTFPSKAYQAEYLTHLDSVYQKTPWSISIDAAEQVRTPFAEQPELKRLRFGLFDDSFMHETHHEYNLRCWTFFARDRYLSHPAGGEFSYYNAHDQRTSLAPTGPHGERFEDAAKRFGLTYIMANDQPRYQPIERIREAGMAMGYRFRVVAFETNGTQSRLTIENAGIAPIYYDAYPAIGGVRSPDSLKGLNPGHRAVFEVATDGEGGQVTIACDRLVPGQEIGFEADLTTP; this is encoded by the coding sequence ATGACTGGTATCGCCCAGGCTCAGGGCTGGAGGCCTCTACCGCTGGTCTCCGAGGTGACGGAGGTCTCCCCAATGACCGGGCTGGTGTTCTGGGCTGACAGCCCGCAGGCGGCCACCGACGCCATCCAACTCGAGTTCTCCTACATGCTCTATCGCGATGTGGTGAACGCTGAGGGCCAGTACGACTGGTCCGAGGTCGATGCCCTGCTCCAGCGAATCGCCGGCCGGCGGCATCAGGCCATCCTCCGCTTCCGATTCATCTATCCCGGCGACACCACCACCGCCGTGCCGGACTCGATCCGCAACCTGCCGGACTACCGGGAAGTCCTCGCCGAGAGCGAGGGGCGACCCACGGCGTTCTGCGACTGGTCCCATCCAGCGCTGCGCGCTTTCGCCAAGGAGTTTCACGCTCGGTTCGCTGAACGCTACGACGATGACCCTCGACTGGCGTTCGTCCAGACCGGCTTTGGTCTCTGGGCCGAGTACCACATCTACGACGGCCCGATGGAACTGGGAAAGACCTTCCCGAGCAAGGCGTATCAGGCTGAGTATCTGACTCATCTCGACAGCGTGTATCAAAAGACGCCCTGGAGCATCTCCATCGATGCAGCGGAACAGGTCCGAACACCTTTCGCGGAGCAACCCGAGCTAAAGCGGCTCAGATTCGGGCTCTTCGATGACTCGTTCATGCACGAGACACATCACGAGTACAACCTGCGCTGCTGGACGTTCTTCGCTCGTGACCGGTATCTGAGTCATCCCGCAGGGGGAGAGTTTAGCTACTACAACGCACACGATCAGCGGACATCGCTCGCACCAACCGGGCCCCACGGCGAACGCTTCGAGGACGCCGCCAAACGATTCGGCCTAACTTACATCATGGCTAACGACCAGCCGAGATATCAGCCGATCGAGCGCATCCGCGAGGCCGGGATGGCGATGGGATACCGGTTCCGCGTCGTGGCATTCGAAACCAACGGCACTCAGTCGCGATTGACCATCGAAAACGCAGGCATCGCCCCGATCTACTACGACGCCTATCCGGCGATCGGCGGCGTGCGCTCTCCCGATTCCCTCAAGGGACTGAATCCAGGTCATCGGGCAGTTTTTGAGGTGGCGACTGATGGCGAAGGCGGCCAGGTCACGATCGCCTGCGACCGACTGGTACCCGGCCAGGAGATCGGGTTTGAAGCGGACCTGACCACGCCGTGA
- the atpA gene encoding F0F1 ATP synthase subunit alpha — protein MKINTDEITSVIKQEVDRYATELDVSQVGQVVEVGDGIARVYGLSEVKAAEMLEFDVGDGTTVLGQAMNLEQDIVGAIIFGDYLKIKEGMTVRSTGRLLSVPVGPGLLGRVVNGLGEPIDGKGPLQNVEMRKVDIIAPGIAARQPVTQPMQFGVKAVDAMIPVGRGQRELIIGDRKTGKTAVAIDAIINQKYTHQETEGDGPVYCIYIAVGQKESTVAAVVEALRQNGAMEYSIVVAASASDPAPIQYIAPYTGCAMGEYFMWKGQHSLCVYDDLSKQATAYRQLSLLLRRPPGREAYPGDVFYLHSRLLERATKLSDENGGGSLTALPIIETMEGDVSAYIPTNVISITDGQIYLEPELFFAGVRPAVNVGISVSRVGGNAQIKAMKEVAGSLRLDLAAYRELEAFAQLGTELDKSTQRQLDRGARMVELLKQPQYKPMDVIDEVIQIFAGTKGYLDTLPINQVAAFAEGLVQHFRGPGKGLRDRLVAEKTFKKGLGEEFSKAIETFRTGWQGS, from the coding sequence ATGAAGATCAATACCGACGAGATCACGAGCGTCATTAAGCAGGAAGTCGATCGCTACGCCACGGAGCTTGATGTCTCCCAGGTGGGGCAGGTGGTCGAGGTGGGTGACGGTATCGCCCGGGTCTATGGGCTCTCTGAGGTCAAGGCGGCTGAGATGCTCGAGTTCGACGTCGGCGACGGCACGACCGTCCTTGGCCAGGCGATGAACCTGGAGCAGGATATTGTCGGCGCGATCATTTTTGGTGATTACCTGAAGATCAAAGAGGGCATGACGGTTCGTTCGACCGGACGGCTGCTGTCGGTGCCCGTTGGGCCGGGCCTGCTGGGGCGGGTGGTCAACGGCCTTGGCGAACCGATTGACGGCAAGGGCCCGTTGCAGAACGTCGAGATGCGGAAGGTGGACATCATTGCCCCCGGCATCGCCGCGCGTCAGCCGGTGACTCAGCCGATGCAGTTTGGTGTCAAGGCGGTCGATGCGATGATTCCTGTGGGTCGTGGCCAGCGAGAGCTGATCATCGGCGATCGTAAGACCGGCAAGACGGCTGTGGCCATCGACGCGATCATCAACCAGAAGTACACCCATCAGGAAACCGAAGGCGATGGTCCGGTCTACTGCATCTACATCGCTGTCGGCCAGAAGGAATCGACCGTTGCCGCGGTGGTGGAAGCTCTTCGTCAGAATGGAGCGATGGAGTACTCGATCGTAGTGGCTGCTTCGGCTTCCGATCCGGCGCCGATTCAGTACATCGCCCCCTACACCGGGTGTGCCATGGGCGAGTACTTCATGTGGAAGGGTCAGCACTCGCTTTGCGTTTACGACGACCTCTCGAAGCAGGCGACGGCGTATCGCCAGCTCTCACTGCTGCTTCGGCGTCCGCCTGGACGCGAGGCCTATCCCGGCGACGTGTTCTATCTGCACTCGCGTCTGCTGGAGCGTGCCACCAAGCTGTCGGATGAGAATGGCGGCGGCTCGCTGACGGCGTTGCCGATCATCGAGACGATGGAGGGTGACGTTTCGGCGTACATCCCGACGAACGTGATTTCGATTACCGATGGTCAGATCTATCTTGAGCCGGAGCTGTTTTTCGCAGGAGTTCGTCCTGCTGTGAACGTGGGCATCTCGGTGTCTCGCGTGGGCGGTAACGCTCAGATCAAGGCCATGAAGGAGGTCGCGGGTTCGCTTCGGCTGGACTTGGCGGCTTATCGTGAACTCGAGGCTTTTGCTCAGCTTGGCACCGAGCTTGATAAGTCTACGCAGCGCCAGCTCGATCGTGGGGCCCGGATGGTGGAGTTGCTCAAGCAGCCTCAGTACAAGCCTATGGACGTGATCGACGAGGTGATCCAGATCTTCGCGGGCACGAAGGGTTATCTCGACACGCTGCCGATCAACCAGGTCGCTGCCTTCGCTGAAGGGCTGGTCCAGCACTTCCGTGGGCCCGGCAAGGGACTGCGTGATCGCCTGGTCGCCGAGAAAACCTTCAAGAAGGGTCTTGGCGAGGAGTTTAGCAAGGCGATTGAGACGTTCCGAACGGGCTGGCAGGGGAGCTAA